One Streptomyces fagopyri DNA window includes the following coding sequences:
- a CDS encoding cobalt-precorrin-6A reductase — protein sequence MSPHVLVLGGTTEARRLAAELAGRPGVRVTTSLAGRVSRPGALAGDVRVGGFGGADGLARWLREQRVDAVVDATHPFATGITENAARAAAATGVPAVVLRRPGWRPGPDDRWHFATSLTEAAALLPPLGRRVFLTTGRLGLGAFAHLAGLHFLARSVEAPEPPLPPDTEVLLARGPFTVDGERTLLRAHRVDVLVTKDSGGEATAAKLTAARALGLPVVVVRRPPLPDGVAAVPDVVSALARLDFGVL from the coding sequence ATGTCCCCCCACGTCCTGGTCCTCGGCGGCACCACCGAGGCACGCCGGCTCGCCGCCGAACTGGCGGGCCGCCCCGGCGTGCGGGTGACCACGTCCCTCGCGGGGCGCGTGTCCAGGCCGGGCGCGCTCGCTGGGGACGTACGCGTCGGCGGGTTCGGCGGCGCGGACGGGCTGGCCCGGTGGCTGCGCGAGCAGCGGGTGGACGCCGTCGTCGACGCCACGCACCCCTTCGCCACCGGCATCACCGAGAACGCCGCCCGGGCCGCCGCCGCCACCGGAGTTCCGGCGGTCGTCCTGCGCCGCCCCGGCTGGCGGCCCGGCCCCGACGACCGGTGGCACTTCGCCACCTCCCTCACCGAGGCCGCCGCGCTCCTCCCGCCGCTGGGCAGGCGGGTCTTCCTCACCACCGGGCGCCTCGGTCTCGGGGCCTTCGCGCATCTCGCCGGACTCCATTTCCTCGCCCGGTCGGTGGAGGCGCCGGAGCCGCCGCTGCCACCGGACACCGAGGTGCTCCTCGCCCGCGGCCCGTTCACGGTGGACGGCGAACGGACCCTGCTGCGCGCACACCGCGTCGACGTCCTGGTGACGAAGGACAGCGGGGGCGAGGCGACGGCCGCCAAGCTCACCGCCGCTCGCGCACTGGGCCTGCCCGTGGTCGTCGTGCGACGGCCGCCGCTCCCGGACGGCGTGGCCGCGGTACCGGATGTGGTGTCGGCCCTGGCCCGCCTGGACTTCGGCGTCCTCTGA
- a CDS encoding sulfite exporter TauE/SafE family protein, whose protein sequence is MNTMTLWHISGWEFAALAAAALLVGFSKTAVSGANTVSLAIFAAVLPARASTGVLLPLLIVGDVLAVLTYRRHAHWPTLWRLFPAVAAGVVLGTLFLVWADDGMVRTSIGAILLLMAAVTLWRRRAATREDDPEAVVTRSGRIKARSYGVLGGFTTMVANAGGPVMSMYLLSAGFRKLGFLGTSAFFFLIVNTSKVPFSVGLGLIDGHSLLLDAALAVFVVPGAFLGRWAVHRINQLLFERLVIAATVVGGVQLLLR, encoded by the coding sequence ATGAACACGATGACGCTCTGGCACATATCCGGCTGGGAATTCGCCGCCCTCGCCGCCGCGGCACTGCTCGTCGGCTTCTCGAAGACCGCCGTCAGCGGAGCCAACACGGTCAGCCTGGCGATCTTCGCCGCCGTGCTGCCCGCCCGCGCCTCGACCGGCGTGCTGCTCCCCCTCCTCATCGTCGGGGACGTGCTGGCCGTACTGACCTACCGGCGGCACGCCCACTGGCCCACGCTGTGGCGGCTGTTCCCGGCGGTCGCCGCCGGGGTCGTCCTCGGCACGCTGTTCCTGGTGTGGGCAGACGACGGGATGGTAAGGACCTCGATCGGCGCGATCCTGCTGCTGATGGCGGCGGTGACGCTCTGGCGCCGCCGGGCCGCCACGCGGGAGGACGATCCGGAGGCGGTCGTGACCCGGTCCGGCCGGATCAAGGCACGCTCCTACGGCGTGCTCGGCGGGTTCACCACGATGGTCGCCAACGCGGGCGGCCCCGTGATGTCGATGTACCTGCTGTCCGCGGGCTTCCGCAAACTCGGCTTCCTCGGCACCTCGGCCTTCTTCTTCCTGATCGTCAACACGTCCAAGGTGCCCTTCAGCGTGGGCCTCGGACTCATCGACGGACACTCCCTGCTCCTCGACGCGGCGCTCGCGGTCTTCGTCGTACCCGGCGCGTTCCTCGGCAGGTGGGCCGTGCACCGCATCAACCAGCTGCTCTTCGAACGGCTCGTGATCGCGGCGACGGTGGTGGGCGGGGTGCAGCTGCTGCTGCGCTGA
- a CDS encoding SH3 domain-containing protein: MTMRMRTRASVTAGVGAFAAGLLLTGAAGAQAAAAGLPYAVTPYVNVNVRSGPSSQTGITGHVTAGDPRGASCWTHGETIRDNGYVNDVWVRLAEGYVSAVYLKGDQYGGLPASATC; encoded by the coding sequence ATGACCATGAGGATGAGGACCAGGGCGTCGGTCACGGCGGGTGTCGGGGCGTTCGCCGCCGGACTGCTGCTGACCGGCGCGGCCGGGGCGCAGGCCGCGGCGGCGGGACTGCCGTACGCCGTCACACCCTACGTGAACGTCAATGTACGCTCCGGCCCGTCGAGCCAGACCGGTATCACCGGGCACGTCACCGCGGGGGACCCGCGCGGTGCGTCCTGCTGGACCCACGGCGAGACCATCCGCGACAACGGCTATGTCAACGACGTGTGGGTGCGGCTGGCCGAAGGCTATGTGAGTGCCGTGTACCTCAAGGGCGACCAGTACGGCGGCCTGCCCGCGTCGGCCACCTGCTGA
- the cobF gene encoding precorrin-6A synthase (deacetylating) yields the protein MRKIHVIGIGAGDPDQLTLQAVKALRSTDVFFVLGKGEAKSDLVQLRRDILDAHLSDGAYRLVEARDPDRDRAADGAAYSPAVGDWRSARADIYQRLIAEELGEDESGAFLVWGDPALYDSTLGILEEILDRGAVAFTYDVVPGISSVSALVARHRTGLNRVAGPVQITTGRRLAEAFPEGVDDVVVMLDAHQAFRRYADEDIDIYWGAYIGTPDEILASGPIAEAAPRIERLRAEARERKGWIMDTYLLRRRPRG from the coding sequence GTGCGAAAGATTCATGTCATCGGCATCGGCGCGGGCGACCCCGACCAGCTCACCCTCCAGGCGGTCAAGGCGCTGCGGAGCACGGACGTGTTCTTCGTCCTGGGCAAGGGCGAGGCGAAGTCGGACCTCGTCCAGCTGCGCCGTGACATCCTCGACGCCCATCTGTCCGACGGGGCGTACCGCCTGGTGGAGGCACGCGACCCGGACCGTGACCGGGCCGCCGACGGCGCCGCCTACTCCCCCGCCGTCGGGGACTGGCGCAGCGCCCGCGCGGACATCTACCAGCGGCTCATCGCCGAGGAGCTGGGCGAGGACGAGAGCGGCGCGTTCCTGGTCTGGGGCGATCCCGCGTTGTACGACAGCACGCTCGGGATCCTGGAGGAGATCCTGGACCGGGGCGCGGTGGCGTTCACGTACGACGTCGTGCCCGGCATCAGCAGCGTCTCCGCGCTCGTCGCCCGGCACCGCACGGGGCTCAACCGGGTGGCCGGGCCCGTCCAGATCACGACGGGCAGGCGTCTGGCGGAGGCCTTTCCCGAAGGTGTCGACGACGTGGTCGTCATGCTCGACGCCCACCAGGCCTTCCGCCGGTACGCCGACGAGGACATCGACATCTACTGGGGCGCGTACATCGGCACACCCGACGAGATCCTCGCCTCCGGCCCGATAGCGGAGGCGGCGCCCCGGATCGAACGGCTGCGGGCCGAGGCGCGCGAGCGCAAGGGCTGGATCATGGACACGTATCTGCTGCGCAGGCGGCCGCGGGGGTAG
- a CDS encoding DUF309 domain-containing protein, which yields MSGTSGNRRNTGRDRDTEGRARNARPRDGLGRPLPYGADGVERQPEGVVRDPGSTVTEAQALLDAGRPFHAHEVFEDAWKAGPEDERTLWRGLAQLAVGLTHAARGNATGGARLLRRGAKAVDEWRSGATGRARPHELDLVELASWARELASVVESDGAAVSAGDWAPRLRGSTR from the coding sequence ATGAGCGGGACATCCGGAAATCGGCGGAACACCGGGCGGGATCGGGACACCGAGGGCAGGGCGCGCAACGCCCGGCCACGGGACGGGCTGGGCCGCCCTCTGCCGTACGGCGCCGACGGCGTCGAACGTCAGCCGGAGGGCGTCGTGCGTGATCCCGGGAGCACGGTGACCGAGGCGCAGGCGCTGCTGGACGCGGGGCGGCCCTTCCACGCGCACGAGGTCTTCGAGGACGCCTGGAAGGCGGGCCCCGAGGACGAGCGCACGCTCTGGCGGGGCCTGGCCCAGCTCGCGGTGGGCCTCACGCACGCGGCCCGCGGCAACGCGACGGGCGGTGCCCGGCTGCTGCGGCGCGGGGCCAAAGCCGTCGACGAGTGGCGGTCCGGTGCGACCGGCCGAGCCCGTCCCCATGAGCTCGATCTCGTCGAACTCGCCTCGTGGGCAAGGGAGCTGGCTTCCGTCGTGGAGAGTGACGGTGCCGCGGTCAGTGCCGGGGACTGGGCGCCCCGGCTGCGCGGGAGCACCCGCTGA
- a CDS encoding type III PLP-dependent enzyme domain-containing protein: MITPPRAVRDRILSLSPTELPSYVSDLAALRAHAASVRAALPDRVEMYYAVQANGEPEILAELGPYVDGYKVSSGVELDHVAESGVDRPRDFGGTEKTPTELADALERGVTRFHVESEYELYMLAGLAQRHAPGRRVAVLPRFDLPVPGGLLTEDGGACATTSGLDPARADIIVGLLTDGSYPSLELRGVHAHLANGVHAGEHLALAESVVAWTVELAARNGLRLAEVDIGGGMAVDYDRPERRFDWDAYGKGLARLAAAHPELTLRIEPGRALTAYCGWYASEVLDVEHGSSEDFAVIRGGAVHLRTPATGRHDQPWSVLEVEPWPYSWPRPVVRRERATLTGQLNTSQDVLVRGVRAQGLRAGDRVVFSLAGAYISPAPHRAHDRYPEPRFHFLDAGADGDRSR, encoded by the coding sequence ATGATCACACCCCCGCGCGCGGTGCGCGATCGCATCCTCTCCCTGTCGCCCACGGAACTGCCCTCCTACGTATCCGACTTGGCGGCACTGCGCGCCCACGCCGCGTCCGTCAGAGCCGCTCTGCCCGACCGCGTCGAGATGTACTACGCGGTCCAGGCCAACGGGGAACCGGAGATCCTGGCCGAACTCGGCCCGTACGTCGACGGTTACAAGGTCTCCTCCGGAGTCGAACTGGACCACGTCGCCGAGTCGGGCGTGGACCGCCCGCGGGACTTCGGCGGCACGGAGAAGACCCCGACGGAGCTGGCGGACGCGCTGGAGCGGGGCGTGACCCGCTTCCACGTCGAGAGCGAGTACGAGCTGTACATGCTGGCCGGGCTGGCCCAGCGGCACGCTCCGGGCCGTCGGGTCGCGGTGCTGCCGCGGTTCGACCTCCCGGTGCCCGGCGGCCTTCTCACGGAGGACGGCGGCGCGTGCGCCACCACCTCCGGCCTGGACCCCGCCCGGGCCGACATCATCGTCGGGCTGCTCACCGACGGCAGCTATCCGAGCCTCGAACTGCGCGGTGTCCACGCGCACTTGGCGAACGGCGTGCACGCCGGGGAACACCTGGCGCTGGCCGAGTCCGTCGTCGCCTGGACCGTGGAACTGGCCGCCCGGAACGGACTTCGGCTCGCCGAGGTGGACATCGGGGGCGGCATGGCGGTGGACTACGACCGCCCGGAACGCCGCTTCGACTGGGACGCCTACGGCAAGGGTCTCGCCCGACTCGCCGCAGCCCACCCGGAGTTGACGCTGCGGATCGAGCCCGGCCGTGCGCTGACCGCGTACTGCGGCTGGTACGCGAGCGAGGTGCTGGACGTCGAGCACGGTTCCAGCGAGGACTTCGCCGTCATCCGCGGCGGCGCCGTCCACCTGCGCACCCCCGCCACCGGGCGGCACGATCAGCCCTGGTCCGTTCTCGAAGTGGAGCCGTGGCCGTATTCCTGGCCGCGGCCCGTGGTGCGCCGGGAGCGCGCCACCCTCACCGGCCAGCTGAACACGTCGCAGGACGTCCTGGTCCGCGGCGTCCGGGCGCAGGGCCTGCGAGCCGGTGACCGGGTGGTGTTCTCCCTCGCGGGCGCCTACATCTCGCCTGCCCCGCACCGGGCCCACGACCGCTATCCGGAGCCCCGCTTCCACTTCCTGGACGCGGGCGCGGACGGCGACCGGTCGCGATGA